One genomic window of Lepeophtheirus salmonis chromosome 5, UVic_Lsal_1.4, whole genome shotgun sequence includes the following:
- the LOC121117454 gene encoding uncharacterized protein isoform X2, translating to MPLIENRIVPSNREEYLEKLAESLKALQEESRFTDVILYSGDGGAGIPIHKTVLKKLSSPLSGMLEDSSCCFCLGTRCLKGSETFGITLQGTKTEDIKALVALIYTGKTPISGPDHYRAIREVAELLQIRLPKSSITLEKDDGSGVEYMEEEEDEDERESVCSRKRKAEIDDDEDAYDSRKIMNRVGSSEEEEEDPYLATKNCPKCNEAFTNQIEYVRHVNACSLREAEKTINTNPPRPRHPCPGCGVLYPDSPWFRQHVKICTSNNKANGGGSGEDVIGLDDNDNYQTCPKCDTLISTNDVGTHVCRATTLLNKLNSISIESTSDNPEGKKLCPKCHRWFFVMKGGYVRHVRACLPMPTTPQVSDSISTVNGIMAEDGKSKACPKCGKVYTPKNYRYFDPHVARCMGPAEPTAVIEPPPPQSGPIQTCKGCNKSFTLNHWYQKHVATCRKRNLDLLQRPGLTITETGSYGCHKCSHTYATRGDLKRHLIQHYGERVRQLFNTSLSDKCSLCPFVAQTSDQMVVHLCLKHEKLRDVIPKDVSRMLYQEIGNNTALNLQQHQQPRQTSPPQQQQQQLQLGVHSMMVQQLPTGTSADIVNNCHVCGKVFNNRTSLRSHIFTHYLNDLRKVYHDPRDPTACIICTYRSSSIHHLMIHVGLKHKKLAEFLPREISAYFFDDNARAFARRPVPTLQPHHQILQQRLQQNNSGPPPPPLKMITMQSKPFIGSRFGHTSTKNWTCMFCYKELGNDKGNLKQHLLCHTRDKIRDHFMNPNNPRSCLFCDYNSNLPDHMITHVGLTHQKIREFLPRDYGDILFRGPYAFELQPSNVAFCEHCTMEFTSVEELEKHLKRNGGNCVWNCPKCGLKTQGRKNVEKHTMHCQRKPSIFNCEVCGLECHDLTTFKSHLCSHFKQELMNVIGSDVSRCDDCGIDFGTDSTGLATHVGTTHDVIFNVIPANLLKKVKSLMMETIYCFICQKEFSTPSDLAGHECIPVEDSDDQADDEFCRLCGEMTITSYQQYKEHLYSHFMNKLNTDFRSDYDKDKKACERCEEPVDDCISYIKHLALDHDEILKYIDEDTMNHLKNVLHKSNHIIGDPMEHASFEMDFSIKDESMSPGYDTEDHDGIICDYSSRDSSGIANNYSNANNDDVFIDVPEEDELDDVEEDHIKNNSSPININNGEIHSHPSPEKIMGETNSFVDSNSFEKSTGSSNLISSNLHET from the exons atgCCTTTGATTGAGAATCGAATAGTACCTTCTAATAGGGAGGAATACCTCGAGAAATTGGCTGAATCTCTCAAAGCACTTCAA GAAGAATCTCGTTTTACGGATGTGATACTCTACTCTGGCGATGGGGGTGCCGGGATCCCCATTCATAAAACTGTTTTGAAGAAGTTATCTTCCCCCCTAAGCGGAATGCTGGAGGATTCGTCATGTTGCTTTTGCTTAGGGACTCGATGTCTCAAAGGCTCTGAAACCTTTGGCATCACACTTCAAGGGACGAAAACGGAGGATATAAAAGCACTCGTAGCTCTGATTTATACGGGTAAGACTCCTATATCAGGGCCGGATCATTACCGTGCAATTCGAGAGGTGGCGGAACTACTCCAAATTCGGCTGCCCAAGTCAAGTATCACCTTAGAAAAGGATGATGGCTCCGGGGTGGAGTATATGGAAGAGGAAGAAGACGAGGATGAGAGAGAGAGTGTGTGTTCCAGAAAACGTAAGGCTGAAATTGATGATGACGAAGATGCCTACGATTCCAGAAAAATAATGAACCGAGTGGGTTCGtcagaagaggaagaagaagatcCTTATCTTGCAACCAAGAACTGCCCTAAGTGCAATGAAGCATTTACTAACCAAATAGAATACGTTCGGCACGTGAATGCCTGTAGTCTACGTGAAGCCGagaaaacaataaatacaaaCCCTCCTCGACCTCGTCATCCTTGTCCTGGCTGCGGTGTTCTCTACCCTGACTCCCCTTGGTTCAGGCAACATGTCAAAATATGCACTTCTAATAATAAGGCAAACGGAGGAGGTAGTGGTGAAGATGTAATTGGTTTGGATGACAATGACAATTATCAGACCTGTCCCAAATGTGATACACTTATATCTACCAATGACGTGGGAACGCACGTTTGCCGAGCAACAACGTTATTAAATAAACTCAACAGTATTTCTATTGAATCTACTTCAGATAATCCAGAAGGAAAAAAGCTTTGTCCCAAATGCCATCGTTGGTTCTTTGTCATGAAGGGTGGATATGTGCGTCATGTAAGAGCTTGTCTCCCCATGCCGACCACACCCCAAGTCTCAGATTCTATTTCTACTGTTAATGGAATCATGGCTGAAGATGGAAAAAGCAAAGCATGTCCTAAATGTGGAAAAGTGTATACGCCTAAAAATTATCGTTATTTTGATCCGCATGTTGCTCGTTGTATGGGACCTGCTGAGCCTACTGCCGTCATTGAGCCTCCACCTCCTCAGAGTGGTCCTATTCAAACCTGTAAAGGTTGTAATAAATCCTTTACCCTAAATCACTGGTATCAAAAGCATGTTGCAACTTGTCGCAAACGTAACCTAGATTTACTTCAGCGTCCTGGTCTCACTATTACAGAAACAGGATCATACGGATGTCACAAATGTTCTCACACCTATGCCACTCGAGGAGATTTGAAAAGACATCTTATTCAACACTATGGAGAGAGAGTTCGTCAACTTTTCAATACTAGTTTATCTGACAAGTGTTCATTATGTCCATTTGTCGCTCAAACTTCGGATCAAATGGTGGTTCATTTGTGTCTTAAGCACGAGAAATTAAGAGATGTCATTCCAAAGGATGTTTCTCGCATGTTATATCAGGAAATCGGAAATAACACTGCATTAAATCTCCAACAACATCAACAACCCAGGCAAACATCTCCACCAcagcagcaacaacaacaattaCAACTGGGTGTGCATTCCATGATGGTCCAGCAACTCCCCACTGGAACGTCTGCAGATATTGTTAATAATTGTCATGTTTGTGGGAAGGTATTTAATAATAGAACGTCGCTCAGAAGTCACATATTTACTcattatttgaatgatttacGTAAAGTATATCATGATCCAAGAGATCCTACTGCATGCATTATTTGTACGTATCGCTCATCGAGTATTCATCATTTAATGATTCATGTTGGAttgaagcataaaaaattagctGAGTTCCTACCACGGGAGATATctgcatatttttttgatgataacGCAAGAGCATTTGCTAGAAGACCAGTTCCAACTCTGCAACCACATCATCAAATCCTTCAACAACGTCTTCAACAGAATAATTCTGGGCCTCCCCCTCCACCTCTAAAAATGATTACCATGCAATCTAAACCATTCATTGGAAGTCGATTCGGACATACCTCGACAAAGAACTGGACATGTATGTTTTGCTATAAGGAGTTGGGTAACGACAAAGGTAACTTGAAGCAGCATTTACTCTGTCACACACGAGACAAGATTAGAGACCATTTTATGAACCCTAACAATCCCCGTTCGTGCCTATTTTGTGATTATAACTCCAACCTACCTGACCATATGATAACCCATGTTGGACTGACTCATCAAAAGATAAGAGAATTTCTACCACGTGATTATGGAGACATCTTATTTCGTGGACCCTACGCTTTTGAACTTCAGCCAAGTAATGTCGCTTTCTGTGAGCACTGTACCATGGAGTTCACTTCTGTGGAAGAACTTGAAAAACATCTCAAACGGAATGGAGGCAATTGTGTGTGGAACTGTCCAAAATGTGGACTTAAAACACAAGGGCGTAAGAATGTTGAGAAGCATACCATGCATTGTCAAAGGAAACCAAGCATTTTTAACTGCGAAGTTTGTGGACTTGAATGCCACGATCTTACTACTTTCAAGAGCCATCTTTGCTCACATTTCAAGCAAGAGTTGATGAATGTCATTGGGTCTGATGTTAGCAGATGTGATGATTGTGGTATAGACTTTGGAACTGACTCTACTGGTCTAGCCACCCATGTGGGTACTACACATGATGTCATCTTCAATGTCATTCCTGCTAATTTATTGAAGAAGGTGAAATCACTAATGATGGAGaccatttattgttttatttgtcaaaaagaattcAGTACTCCAAGTGATTTGGCTGGTCATGAATGTATTCCAGTGGAGGATTCTGATGATCAAGCTGATGATGAATTTTGTAGACTCTGTGGTGAAATGACAATTACTTCTTATCAACAATACAAAGAGCATCTTTACAgccattttatgaataaattaaacacGGATTTTAGAAGTGATTATGATAAAGATAAGAAAGCCTGTGAGAGATGTGAAGAGCCTGTTGATGATTGTATTTCCTATATCAAGCATCTGGCTCTGGATCATGATGAAATTCTGAAGTATATTGATGAGGATACAATGAATCATCTAAAGAATGTTCTACACAAGAGTAATCATAT TATTGGAGATCCTATGGAACATGCAAGCTTTGAAATGGACTTTTCTATTAAGGATGAATCCATGAGTCCAGGCTATGACACTGAAGACCATGATGGAATTATTTGTGATTATAGTTCTAGAGATTCGTCTG gGATTGCTAACAACTATTCAAATGCAAATAATGATgatgtttttattgatgttcCGGAAGAAGATGAATTGGACGATGTAGAAGAGGatcatatcaaaaataactcATCTCCAATTAACATCAATAATGGCGAAATACATTCCCATCCCTCACCGGAAAAGATTATGGGGGAAACCAATAGTTTTGTGGATTCCAACAGTTTTGAGAAATCCACTGGATCATCTAACCTTATCTCTTCCAATCTACATGAAacttaa
- the LOC121117454 gene encoding uncharacterized protein isoform X1, producing MPLIENRIVPSNREEYLEKLAESLKALQEESRFTDVILYSGDGGAGIPIHKTVLKKLSSPLSGMLEDSSCCFCLGTRCLKGSETFGITLQGTKTEDIKALVALIYTGKTPISGPDHYRAIREVAELLQIRLPKSSITLEKDDGSGVEYMEEEEDEDERESVCSRKRKAEIDDDEDAYDSRKIMNRVGSSEEEEEDPYLATKNCPKCNEAFTNQIEYVRHVNACSLREAEKTINTNPPRPRHPCPGCGVLYPDSPWFRQHVKICTSNNKANGGGSGEDVIGLDDNDNYQTCPKCDTLISTNDVGTHVCRATTLLNKLNSISIESTSDNPEGKKLCPKCHRWFFVMKGGYVRHVRACLPMPTTPQVSDSISTVNGIMAEDGKSKACPKCGKVYTPKNYRYFDPHVARCMGPAEPTAVIEPPPPQSGPIQTCKGCNKSFTLNHWYQKHVATCRKRNLDLLQRPGLTITETGSYGCHKCSHTYATRGDLKRHLIQHYGERVRQLFNTSLSDKCSLCPFVAQTSDQMVVHLCLKHEKLRDVIPKDVSRMLYQEIGNNTALNLQQHQQPRQTSPPQQQQQQLQLGVHSMMVQQLPTGTSADIVNNCHVCGKVFNNRTSLRSHIFTHYLNDLRKVYHDPRDPTACIICTYRSSSIHHLMIHVGLKHKKLAEFLPREISAYFFDDNARAFARRPVPTLQPHHQILQQRLQQNNSGPPPPPLKMITMQSKPFIGSRFGHTSTKNWTCMFCYKELGNDKGNLKQHLLCHTRDKIRDHFMNPNNPRSCLFCDYNSNLPDHMITHVGLTHQKIREFLPRDYGDILFRGPYAFELQPSNVAFCEHCTMEFTSVEELEKHLKRNGGNCVWNCPKCGLKTQGRKNVEKHTMHCQRKPSIFNCEVCGLECHDLTTFKSHLCSHFKQELMNVIGSDVSRCDDCGIDFGTDSTGLATHVGTTHDVIFNVIPANLLKKVKSLMMETIYCFICQKEFSTPSDLAGHECIPVEDSDDQADDEFCRLCGEMTITSYQQYKEHLYSHFMNKLNTDFRSDYDKDKKACERCEEPVDDCISYIKHLALDHDEILKYIDEDTMNHLKNVLHKSNHMNSSIGDPMEHASFEMDFSIKDESMSPGYDTEDHDGIICDYSSRDSSGIANNYSNANNDDVFIDVPEEDELDDVEEDHIKNNSSPININNGEIHSHPSPEKIMGETNSFVDSNSFEKSTGSSNLISSNLHET from the exons atgCCTTTGATTGAGAATCGAATAGTACCTTCTAATAGGGAGGAATACCTCGAGAAATTGGCTGAATCTCTCAAAGCACTTCAA GAAGAATCTCGTTTTACGGATGTGATACTCTACTCTGGCGATGGGGGTGCCGGGATCCCCATTCATAAAACTGTTTTGAAGAAGTTATCTTCCCCCCTAAGCGGAATGCTGGAGGATTCGTCATGTTGCTTTTGCTTAGGGACTCGATGTCTCAAAGGCTCTGAAACCTTTGGCATCACACTTCAAGGGACGAAAACGGAGGATATAAAAGCACTCGTAGCTCTGATTTATACGGGTAAGACTCCTATATCAGGGCCGGATCATTACCGTGCAATTCGAGAGGTGGCGGAACTACTCCAAATTCGGCTGCCCAAGTCAAGTATCACCTTAGAAAAGGATGATGGCTCCGGGGTGGAGTATATGGAAGAGGAAGAAGACGAGGATGAGAGAGAGAGTGTGTGTTCCAGAAAACGTAAGGCTGAAATTGATGATGACGAAGATGCCTACGATTCCAGAAAAATAATGAACCGAGTGGGTTCGtcagaagaggaagaagaagatcCTTATCTTGCAACCAAGAACTGCCCTAAGTGCAATGAAGCATTTACTAACCAAATAGAATACGTTCGGCACGTGAATGCCTGTAGTCTACGTGAAGCCGagaaaacaataaatacaaaCCCTCCTCGACCTCGTCATCCTTGTCCTGGCTGCGGTGTTCTCTACCCTGACTCCCCTTGGTTCAGGCAACATGTCAAAATATGCACTTCTAATAATAAGGCAAACGGAGGAGGTAGTGGTGAAGATGTAATTGGTTTGGATGACAATGACAATTATCAGACCTGTCCCAAATGTGATACACTTATATCTACCAATGACGTGGGAACGCACGTTTGCCGAGCAACAACGTTATTAAATAAACTCAACAGTATTTCTATTGAATCTACTTCAGATAATCCAGAAGGAAAAAAGCTTTGTCCCAAATGCCATCGTTGGTTCTTTGTCATGAAGGGTGGATATGTGCGTCATGTAAGAGCTTGTCTCCCCATGCCGACCACACCCCAAGTCTCAGATTCTATTTCTACTGTTAATGGAATCATGGCTGAAGATGGAAAAAGCAAAGCATGTCCTAAATGTGGAAAAGTGTATACGCCTAAAAATTATCGTTATTTTGATCCGCATGTTGCTCGTTGTATGGGACCTGCTGAGCCTACTGCCGTCATTGAGCCTCCACCTCCTCAGAGTGGTCCTATTCAAACCTGTAAAGGTTGTAATAAATCCTTTACCCTAAATCACTGGTATCAAAAGCATGTTGCAACTTGTCGCAAACGTAACCTAGATTTACTTCAGCGTCCTGGTCTCACTATTACAGAAACAGGATCATACGGATGTCACAAATGTTCTCACACCTATGCCACTCGAGGAGATTTGAAAAGACATCTTATTCAACACTATGGAGAGAGAGTTCGTCAACTTTTCAATACTAGTTTATCTGACAAGTGTTCATTATGTCCATTTGTCGCTCAAACTTCGGATCAAATGGTGGTTCATTTGTGTCTTAAGCACGAGAAATTAAGAGATGTCATTCCAAAGGATGTTTCTCGCATGTTATATCAGGAAATCGGAAATAACACTGCATTAAATCTCCAACAACATCAACAACCCAGGCAAACATCTCCACCAcagcagcaacaacaacaattaCAACTGGGTGTGCATTCCATGATGGTCCAGCAACTCCCCACTGGAACGTCTGCAGATATTGTTAATAATTGTCATGTTTGTGGGAAGGTATTTAATAATAGAACGTCGCTCAGAAGTCACATATTTACTcattatttgaatgatttacGTAAAGTATATCATGATCCAAGAGATCCTACTGCATGCATTATTTGTACGTATCGCTCATCGAGTATTCATCATTTAATGATTCATGTTGGAttgaagcataaaaaattagctGAGTTCCTACCACGGGAGATATctgcatatttttttgatgataacGCAAGAGCATTTGCTAGAAGACCAGTTCCAACTCTGCAACCACATCATCAAATCCTTCAACAACGTCTTCAACAGAATAATTCTGGGCCTCCCCCTCCACCTCTAAAAATGATTACCATGCAATCTAAACCATTCATTGGAAGTCGATTCGGACATACCTCGACAAAGAACTGGACATGTATGTTTTGCTATAAGGAGTTGGGTAACGACAAAGGTAACTTGAAGCAGCATTTACTCTGTCACACACGAGACAAGATTAGAGACCATTTTATGAACCCTAACAATCCCCGTTCGTGCCTATTTTGTGATTATAACTCCAACCTACCTGACCATATGATAACCCATGTTGGACTGACTCATCAAAAGATAAGAGAATTTCTACCACGTGATTATGGAGACATCTTATTTCGTGGACCCTACGCTTTTGAACTTCAGCCAAGTAATGTCGCTTTCTGTGAGCACTGTACCATGGAGTTCACTTCTGTGGAAGAACTTGAAAAACATCTCAAACGGAATGGAGGCAATTGTGTGTGGAACTGTCCAAAATGTGGACTTAAAACACAAGGGCGTAAGAATGTTGAGAAGCATACCATGCATTGTCAAAGGAAACCAAGCATTTTTAACTGCGAAGTTTGTGGACTTGAATGCCACGATCTTACTACTTTCAAGAGCCATCTTTGCTCACATTTCAAGCAAGAGTTGATGAATGTCATTGGGTCTGATGTTAGCAGATGTGATGATTGTGGTATAGACTTTGGAACTGACTCTACTGGTCTAGCCACCCATGTGGGTACTACACATGATGTCATCTTCAATGTCATTCCTGCTAATTTATTGAAGAAGGTGAAATCACTAATGATGGAGaccatttattgttttatttgtcaaaaagaattcAGTACTCCAAGTGATTTGGCTGGTCATGAATGTATTCCAGTGGAGGATTCTGATGATCAAGCTGATGATGAATTTTGTAGACTCTGTGGTGAAATGACAATTACTTCTTATCAACAATACAAAGAGCATCTTTACAgccattttatgaataaattaaacacGGATTTTAGAAGTGATTATGATAAAGATAAGAAAGCCTGTGAGAGATGTGAAGAGCCTGTTGATGATTGTATTTCCTATATCAAGCATCTGGCTCTGGATCATGATGAAATTCTGAAGTATATTGATGAGGATACAATGAATCATCTAAAGAATGTTCTACACAAGAGTAATCATAT gaattCTAGTATTGGAGATCCTATGGAACATGCAAGCTTTGAAATGGACTTTTCTATTAAGGATGAATCCATGAGTCCAGGCTATGACACTGAAGACCATGATGGAATTATTTGTGATTATAGTTCTAGAGATTCGTCTG gGATTGCTAACAACTATTCAAATGCAAATAATGATgatgtttttattgatgttcCGGAAGAAGATGAATTGGACGATGTAGAAGAGGatcatatcaaaaataactcATCTCCAATTAACATCAATAATGGCGAAATACATTCCCATCCCTCACCGGAAAAGATTATGGGGGAAACCAATAGTTTTGTGGATTCCAACAGTTTTGAGAAATCCACTGGATCATCTAACCTTATCTCTTCCAATCTACATGAAacttaa